Proteins from one Corynebacterium epidermidicanis genomic window:
- a CDS encoding carbohydrate ABC transporter permease: MQGSLKKYFPIFVLPTLIAFAIAFLVPFVMGFFLSFTDFTTITDATWVGLDNYQKAFSQREGFLNSFVFTGLVVVASIITVNIFAFSIAWILTRKLRGTNFFRTIFFMPNLIGGIVLGYTWQSMINAVLSHYGTTIVADWKYGYLGLVVLINWQLIGYMMIIYIAGLQNVPPELIEAAQLDGAGKWEILRNVTIPMVMPSITICLFLTLSNTFKLFDQNLALTNGAPAAKTEMVALNIVNTMFTRIGVEGVGQAKAVIFVVVVVVFALFQLQTTRSREVEA, encoded by the coding sequence ATGCAGGGATCATTAAAAAAATATTTCCCTATCTTCGTGCTTCCCACACTCATCGCCTTCGCGATCGCATTCCTAGTCCCTTTCGTGATGGGCTTCTTCCTCTCCTTCACCGACTTCACCACCATCACCGATGCGACGTGGGTGGGCCTGGACAATTACCAGAAAGCTTTTAGCCAGCGCGAGGGGTTCCTGAACTCATTCGTGTTTACTGGCCTCGTTGTGGTGGCTTCGATCATCACGGTGAATATCTTCGCCTTCTCGATCGCGTGGATCCTGACTCGAAAGCTACGGGGCACGAATTTCTTCCGCACCATCTTCTTCATGCCCAACCTCATCGGTGGCATCGTGTTGGGATACACCTGGCAATCGATGATCAATGCGGTGCTCTCTCACTACGGCACCACGATCGTGGCCGATTGGAAGTACGGCTACCTTGGCCTCGTGGTATTGATTAACTGGCAGCTCATCGGTTATATGATGATCATCTACATCGCTGGCCTGCAAAATGTCCCACCTGAGCTCATCGAAGCGGCTCAACTCGATGGCGCCGGGAAGTGGGAGATCTTGCGCAACGTCACCATTCCGATGGTCATGCCATCCATCACCATCTGCCTCTTCCTGACACTGTCGAACACCTTCAAGCTCTTCGACCAGAATCTCGCGCTCACCAACGGTGCACCAGCGGCCAAGACGGAAATGGTCGCGCTGAACATCGTCAACACCATGTTCACGCGCATCGGAGTTGAGGGCGTCGGCCAGGCAAAAGCAGTGATTTTCGTCGTCGTAGTAGTGGTGTTTGCGCTGTTCCAGCTGCAAACTACCCGCAGCAGGGAAGTAGAGGCCTAG
- the arc gene encoding proteasome ATPase, whose translation MTSSSPTVTELRAELRALQNKNHELGTRNAKLAELLKASRDKLQVLYEELEGLNTPPSTYGTYLGTEDNGRSAEVFTGNRHMRLMIDPTLDRASLVPGIRVRLGEGSVVVEACGHTDSGQLATLTETIDGNRALVQDHSGEEVVVKLAGALQTGDRAPRPGDTLLVDTKAGYAFEVIPKTEVNRLALEIVPDVTYADVGGLHNQIEQIQDAVELPFAHPELFQAYELHPPKGVLLYGPPGCGKTMIAQAVAHSLAVRMGSESGSYFLNIKGPELLNKYVGETERQIRLIFERARELASDGKPVIIFFDEMESIFRTRGSGVSSDMETTVVPQLLAELDGVEKLSNVIVIGATNREELIDPAILRPGRLDVKIRVDRPSQSAAADIFAKHIRSDLPLAAPAELLIDAAVTHIYADRPFVELTYSTGEQEILHYRDFVSGAMIANVVSRAKKLAIKDHLAGCGSGITVDHLISAIDAENRENEDLPNTSSPDEWARIAATGVSRHAGTITNVRIIG comes from the coding sequence ATGACTTCTTCCAGTCCCACTGTGACGGAGTTGCGGGCCGAGCTGCGCGCGCTCCAAAACAAAAATCATGAGCTTGGCACCCGCAATGCCAAGCTCGCCGAGTTGCTCAAAGCCTCGCGCGACAAGCTGCAAGTGCTGTACGAGGAACTCGAAGGGCTCAACACCCCGCCATCCACCTACGGCACTTACCTGGGCACCGAAGATAACGGCCGCTCAGCCGAGGTTTTCACCGGCAACCGACACATGCGGCTGATGATCGACCCCACCTTGGATCGTGCTTCGTTGGTTCCGGGCATACGGGTGCGACTCGGGGAGGGAAGCGTTGTAGTGGAAGCCTGTGGCCACACTGATTCTGGCCAATTAGCCACCCTCACGGAGACCATCGATGGCAACCGTGCGTTGGTCCAGGACCATTCAGGCGAAGAGGTCGTCGTCAAGCTTGCCGGCGCGCTGCAGACTGGTGATCGTGCGCCCCGCCCCGGGGACACGTTGCTGGTGGACACCAAGGCCGGCTATGCCTTTGAGGTGATTCCAAAGACGGAAGTCAACCGCCTGGCGCTGGAGATCGTCCCAGATGTGACGTACGCGGACGTCGGTGGCTTGCACAACCAGATCGAGCAGATTCAGGACGCCGTCGAGTTGCCTTTTGCCCACCCCGAGCTTTTCCAAGCCTATGAACTACACCCGCCGAAGGGCGTGCTACTTTACGGCCCGCCCGGCTGTGGCAAGACGATGATTGCCCAGGCAGTGGCCCATTCGCTGGCGGTGCGTATGGGCAGCGAATCTGGCTCGTACTTCCTCAACATTAAGGGCCCGGAGCTGCTCAATAAGTATGTGGGCGAAACGGAGCGCCAAATCCGTCTCATTTTCGAGCGTGCCCGCGAGCTGGCCAGCGACGGCAAGCCCGTCATCATCTTCTTCGATGAGATGGAATCAATCTTCCGCACCCGTGGCTCCGGTGTGAGCTCAGACATGGAAACCACCGTGGTGCCACAGCTGCTGGCAGAACTCGACGGCGTGGAAAAGCTCAGCAACGTGATCGTTATCGGTGCAACCAACCGCGAGGAACTCATCGACCCCGCGATCCTGCGCCCTGGGCGCCTCGACGTCAAGATCCGCGTGGATCGGCCGTCGCAAAGCGCTGCCGCCGACATTTTTGCCAAGCACATCCGCTCCGACCTACCGCTCGCCGCGCCCGCCGAATTGCTTATCGACGCCGCAGTGACCCACATTTACGCCGATCGCCCTTTCGTAGAACTGACGTATTCGACGGGCGAGCAGGAAATTTTGCATTACCGCGACTTCGTCTCCGGTGCGATGATCGCGAATGTGGTGAGCCGAGCGAAGAAGCTCGCCATCAAAGACCACTTGGCCGGGTGTGGCTCCGGCATCACCGTGGACCACTTGATCAGCGCAATTGACGCGGAAAACCGCGAGAACGAAGACCTACCGAACACGTCCAGCCCGGATGAATGGGCGCGGATTGCAGCCACCGGGGTTTCGCGGCACGCAGGCACGATTACCAACGTGCGGATCATCGGTTAG
- a CDS encoding RecB family exonuclease — protein MASKPKLLALSPSRASDYEQCPLLYRLRAIDRIPEPTTIAQVKGTLVHAVLEEMHKLPREQRTYPAAVKRLKPHWALLTAADPSLDELVPEADLYDFLVEARTLLRGYFHMENPQGFDAHECEMYVDTVLPNGVPVRGFIDRVDIAPTGEVRVVDYKTGKKPKPQYSQQAKFQMRFYALVYWRLFDTIPAQLRLMYLKVMDHLVLQPSREELEFFERDLGDLWGKIEQDGKAGTFRPKTSKLCDWCSFQKMCPAFGGTPPEYPGWPGSVADLVEPAEQ, from the coding sequence ATGGCTAGCAAACCAAAACTTCTTGCGCTGTCTCCTTCGCGGGCCAGTGACTATGAACAATGCCCGCTGCTTTACCGTCTCCGCGCGATCGACCGGATCCCGGAGCCAACCACGATCGCCCAGGTCAAGGGCACTCTCGTGCATGCGGTGTTGGAAGAGATGCATAAGCTCCCGCGGGAGCAGCGAACGTATCCGGCAGCGGTAAAAAGGCTAAAGCCACATTGGGCGCTCTTGACGGCTGCAGACCCATCGCTAGATGAACTTGTTCCTGAAGCAGATTTGTACGATTTCCTCGTGGAGGCGCGCACGTTGCTGCGGGGCTACTTCCACATGGAAAACCCACAGGGTTTCGACGCCCACGAGTGCGAGATGTATGTAGATACCGTCCTGCCGAATGGTGTCCCCGTGCGTGGCTTCATCGATCGCGTTGACATCGCCCCGACCGGCGAAGTTCGCGTCGTTGATTATAAGACGGGCAAGAAGCCCAAACCGCAATACAGCCAGCAAGCAAAATTTCAGATGCGTTTCTACGCTCTCGTCTACTGGCGATTGTTCGACACCATTCCAGCCCAGCTGCGGCTGATGTACCTCAAGGTCATGGACCATTTAGTGCTGCAACCGTCCCGGGAAGAGCTAGAGTTCTTCGAGCGTGATCTGGGAGATCTTTGGGGCAAGATCGAGCAGGACGGCAAGGCTGGCACTTTCCGGCCGAAGACCTCCAAGCTGTGCGATTGGTGTTCTTTCCAGAAGATGTGCCCAGCGTTTGGTGGCACCCCACCCGAATATCCTGGTTGGCCTGGTAGTGTCGCTGATCTAGTCGAGCCCGCCGAGCAATAG
- a CDS encoding MusI family membrane protein: protein MFDPNGRLYAALDLAADLVILNFCFLISSLPLVSIGPATKALATQTQRLSREEAVRPVRDFFHEFRRDIPRGLLASAVLLIFFLVCSYEYLIINRANVSREAYTVVMGSLGSGVLLLTALIAWYFVLWGRGMASIRQAVWAAVRFLPRSILAAVALLTVPALVLALPGQWAAIALFSVLIGPALAWYLVALLLGGLD, encoded by the coding sequence GTGTTCGACCCCAACGGCAGACTCTACGCAGCGCTCGACTTGGCTGCTGACCTGGTGATTCTAAACTTCTGTTTCCTCATCAGCAGTCTGCCATTGGTAAGCATCGGGCCAGCCACTAAAGCGCTAGCCACCCAAACCCAACGCCTGAGCCGGGAAGAAGCCGTCCGCCCGGTTCGAGACTTCTTTCATGAGTTTCGTCGCGACATACCCCGTGGATTGCTTGCTTCGGCTGTGCTACTTATTTTTTTCCTGGTCTGCAGCTATGAATACTTGATCATCAACCGGGCCAATGTGTCGCGGGAAGCCTACACGGTAGTCATGGGATCGCTTGGCTCCGGAGTCTTACTACTGACCGCGCTAATCGCGTGGTACTTCGTGTTGTGGGGGCGCGGGATGGCGTCGATAAGGCAAGCAGTGTGGGCCGCAGTCCGTTTTCTGCCGAGATCCATCCTGGCCGCTGTTGCACTATTGACCGTGCCTGCGCTCGTACTCGCGCTGCCTGGGCAGTGGGCAGCGATCGCGCTATTTAGCGTTCTCATCGGCCCCGCGCTGGCGTGGTACCTGGTGGCGCTATTGCTCGGCGGGCTCGACTAG
- a CDS encoding ABC transporter substrate-binding protein, with the protein MKSIKRISAVLAAAAIAASGLVACSSGGGDSDKGSVYFLNFKPEQDAAYQKIAKDYTAKTGVQVKVVTAASNSYEQTLKAEIGKKDAPTIFQVNGPTGLKTWQPYMADMTDAQITKNLNPDVPALKGSDGKVYGVPFAVEGYGLIYNAAIFDKYFALPDAKAKSAADVKDYATLKAVSEDMQAKKAELGIEGVFASTSLASGEDWRWQTHLANLPVHQEFKDLGTKETKDLKFKYNEDFKNIFDLYLNNSTVDKKLAPSKAVTDSMAEFALGKAAMVQNGNWAWSQIDKVNGNVVKPENVKYLPIYMGLPDEQKTGIAVGTENYLGVNAKAPEANRKASVDFINWLFTTDEGKKYVINDLGFNAPFNNFSKTDTPNDPLAKEVAAAIDNKDLTTIPWDFQYFPSQKFKNDFGQALAQYAAGKMPWDEVVKVFVDGWAAESAGK; encoded by the coding sequence ATGAAGTCAATCAAACGCATTTCGGCAGTCCTTGCTGCTGCAGCAATTGCTGCTAGCGGATTGGTAGCTTGCTCCAGCGGAGGCGGCGATTCCGACAAGGGATCGGTATATTTCCTGAATTTCAAGCCGGAACAGGATGCCGCGTACCAGAAGATCGCCAAGGACTACACCGCTAAGACCGGCGTCCAGGTCAAGGTGGTTACGGCTGCGTCCAACAGCTATGAACAAACCCTTAAGGCAGAAATCGGCAAGAAGGATGCTCCTACGATCTTCCAGGTCAACGGCCCAACCGGACTGAAAACCTGGCAGCCATACATGGCGGACATGACCGACGCACAAATCACCAAGAACCTCAACCCGGACGTCCCGGCACTCAAGGGGTCCGATGGCAAAGTTTACGGCGTACCATTCGCTGTCGAAGGATACGGTCTGATCTACAACGCCGCTATCTTTGACAAGTACTTCGCTCTGCCTGATGCGAAGGCTAAGAGTGCAGCTGACGTCAAGGATTACGCAACCCTCAAGGCTGTCTCCGAGGATATGCAGGCCAAGAAGGCCGAGCTCGGCATTGAAGGCGTCTTTGCGTCAACGTCCCTTGCTTCTGGCGAGGATTGGCGTTGGCAGACCCACCTGGCAAACCTGCCAGTACACCAAGAATTCAAGGACCTGGGCACCAAAGAAACCAAGGACCTTAAGTTCAAGTACAACGAAGACTTCAAGAACATTTTCGACCTGTACTTGAACAACTCCACCGTCGATAAGAAGCTAGCTCCTTCCAAGGCGGTGACTGACTCGATGGCTGAGTTCGCCCTCGGCAAGGCCGCCATGGTACAAAACGGCAACTGGGCTTGGAGCCAGATCGACAAGGTAAACGGCAATGTGGTTAAGCCGGAAAACGTCAAGTACCTGCCTATTTACATGGGGCTGCCGGACGAGCAGAAGACCGGCATTGCCGTCGGCACCGAGAATTACCTAGGCGTCAACGCCAAGGCCCCTGAGGCGAACCGCAAGGCTTCTGTGGACTTCATCAACTGGTTGTTCACCACCGATGAAGGCAAGAAGTACGTCATCAATGACCTTGGATTCAACGCTCCGTTCAACAACTTCAGCAAGACGGATACGCCTAACGATCCGCTGGCTAAGGAAGTTGCCGCCGCGATCGACAACAAGGATCTGACTACCATCCCTTGGGACTTCCAGTACTTCCCATCTCAGAAGTTTAAGAACGACTTCGGCCAAGCTCTGGCACAATACGCTGCCGGCAAGATGCCATGGGACGAAGTAGTTAAGGTCTTCGTTGATGGCTGGGCTGCTGAGAGCGCAGGCAAGTAG
- the dop gene encoding depupylase/deamidase Dop — protein sequence MSRFLGTETEYGIASPTMPTLSPIITSTHLVVSYAAKVSARRSHWDFASEHPLRDQRGFDLKRYHTVPVIDPNAVGVANMVTSNGARFYVDHAHPEYSAPETTNAWDAFIYDAAGDLIVSRAVAATTELAAQGKSAVAGHEPCPPLQIYKHNVDGKGASFGSHENYLYSRSTDFDVLAQSLIPFFVARQVITGAGRVGLGVRGEIPGFQISQRADYIEQEISLETTLNRGIINTRDEPHASEGEFGRLHVIIGDANMSHTSNFLKLGMTSLVLDAIEQGVEFRDLQLVDAVREVQRVSRDLTLTHRLDVRDGRSITALDILREYHRRCTPVTEVDLKVHQLWGEVMDLLESDPLQTAHLLDWTAKLALMRGFIDRGLTWSDPKIALIDLQYCSIDPEKSLYHALVRKQRMRTLVDASAIAAAADEPPADSRAYFRGMVMQRWGSEVLAASWDTIQLATSATAAARIYLPRLDLLTRTDVEKLASAGTTAPELVDALEHHAPALVQRIAHPSA from the coding sequence ATGTCGCGATTTTTGGGCACCGAAACTGAATACGGCATCGCCAGCCCGACGATGCCAACACTCAGCCCGATCATTACCTCCACGCATCTGGTGGTGAGCTACGCCGCGAAAGTCTCCGCACGACGATCCCACTGGGACTTCGCCAGCGAGCACCCCTTGCGCGACCAGCGCGGATTCGACCTCAAGCGCTATCACACCGTGCCGGTGATCGATCCGAACGCTGTCGGGGTAGCAAACATGGTGACCAGCAATGGCGCCCGCTTTTATGTCGACCACGCCCACCCGGAGTATTCCGCCCCAGAGACCACCAACGCGTGGGACGCGTTCATCTACGACGCGGCTGGCGACCTCATCGTCTCTCGCGCGGTAGCCGCCACGACGGAGCTTGCTGCCCAGGGTAAGTCTGCGGTGGCAGGACATGAACCCTGCCCGCCACTGCAGATCTATAAGCACAACGTGGATGGCAAAGGCGCCAGTTTCGGCAGTCACGAAAACTATCTCTATTCAAGGTCTACCGACTTCGATGTGCTGGCACAGTCCCTCATCCCGTTCTTCGTGGCACGGCAAGTCATCACCGGTGCCGGCCGAGTCGGCCTGGGGGTACGCGGCGAAATTCCCGGCTTCCAGATCTCTCAACGCGCCGATTACATCGAGCAGGAAATCTCCCTGGAGACCACCCTCAACCGGGGCATCATCAACACCCGGGACGAACCCCACGCCTCAGAAGGTGAATTCGGCCGACTGCACGTCATCATCGGCGATGCGAACATGTCGCATACGTCAAACTTCCTCAAGCTCGGTATGACCAGCTTGGTCCTCGATGCCATCGAACAGGGGGTAGAATTCCGCGACCTGCAGCTTGTCGACGCCGTCCGCGAAGTCCAGCGCGTCTCCCGGGACCTCACCCTCACGCACCGCTTAGATGTACGCGACGGGCGCAGCATAACTGCGCTCGACATTCTGCGCGAATACCATCGACGGTGCACCCCAGTCACCGAAGTTGATCTCAAAGTCCATCAGCTGTGGGGCGAGGTCATGGATCTGCTCGAAAGTGATCCCTTACAGACGGCGCACCTGTTGGATTGGACCGCAAAACTCGCGTTGATGCGCGGTTTTATCGATCGTGGTCTCACGTGGTCCGACCCCAAGATCGCCCTGATTGACCTGCAGTATTGCTCGATCGATCCGGAAAAATCGCTCTACCATGCCTTAGTTCGCAAACAGCGAATGCGCACCCTAGTCGATGCCAGCGCCATCGCCGCCGCAGCGGATGAACCGCCTGCTGATTCTCGGGCTTATTTCCGCGGGATGGTCATGCAACGCTGGGGATCAGAGGTATTGGCGGCATCCTGGGACACGATTCAACTCGCGACCAGCGCCACCGCCGCCGCCCGAATCTATCTCCCGCGCTTGGATTTGTTGACGCGAACGGACGTCGAAAAGCTGGCGTCAGCGGGCACCACCGCGCCCGAGCTAGTCGATGCCCTCGAGCACCACGCCCCGGCACTTGTCCAACGCATTGCGCACCCGAGCGCGTAA
- a CDS encoding M18 family aminopeptidase, which translates to MSESFLDFIAASPSSFHAAEEVAHRLERIGFVRQEENEQWDASPGGHVMVRGGAVVAWWVPEDASPRSGFRIIGSHTDSPGFKAKPLPELQGSGFQQIGVEIYGGPILASWFDRELQLAGRIELADGSQRLVTTEAMLRIPHLAIHLDRGANDALHVDKQAHTQPIFAVDDPELKIMDIIAASAGVNAEDIVGHDLITVDGARGVIFGPSKLIAAGRMDNLSSVYASLQALINAIESGDAGEDILVLAAFDHEEVGSATMYGAAGPILEDVLVRTGTALGADTEGLHQMYARSTCVSADAAHSIHPNYAARHDAVNYPVLGQGPVLKVNANQRYATDARSAGMWQRACAAAGVPSQVFAGNNNSPCGSTIGPITATRLGVSTVDVGIPLLSMHSARELASAADMAWMTMALESYLVYTL; encoded by the coding sequence ATGTCTGAATCCTTCCTCGATTTCATCGCTGCTAGTCCAAGCTCTTTCCACGCTGCAGAAGAAGTAGCCCATCGGCTTGAACGCATCGGATTTGTCCGCCAAGAAGAAAACGAACAGTGGGATGCCAGCCCCGGTGGTCATGTCATGGTTCGGGGAGGCGCCGTCGTGGCATGGTGGGTGCCGGAGGATGCCTCGCCTCGTTCCGGGTTCCGCATCATCGGCTCCCACACCGATTCACCCGGTTTCAAAGCAAAGCCGCTTCCAGAACTGCAGGGCAGTGGCTTCCAGCAAATTGGCGTCGAGATCTACGGCGGGCCAATCCTGGCATCGTGGTTCGATCGCGAGCTCCAGCTTGCCGGCCGCATTGAGCTTGCCGACGGCTCCCAGCGCCTCGTCACTACGGAAGCGATGCTGCGGATTCCGCACCTGGCTATCCACCTCGACCGCGGGGCGAACGACGCGCTACACGTCGATAAGCAGGCCCACACCCAGCCAATCTTTGCGGTGGACGATCCCGAACTGAAGATCATGGACATCATCGCGGCCTCGGCCGGGGTGAACGCCGAGGATATCGTCGGGCACGATCTGATTACCGTTGATGGGGCGCGCGGTGTGATCTTCGGCCCATCAAAGCTGATTGCCGCTGGACGGATGGACAATCTTTCCAGCGTGTACGCGTCGTTGCAGGCACTTATCAACGCAATCGAATCTGGGGATGCCGGCGAGGACATTTTGGTGCTCGCGGCTTTTGACCACGAGGAAGTGGGTTCCGCAACGATGTACGGGGCAGCCGGCCCAATCCTAGAGGACGTGTTGGTGCGCACTGGCACCGCTCTGGGTGCCGATACGGAAGGCTTGCATCAGATGTACGCCCGTTCCACCTGCGTGTCTGCCGACGCAGCGCACTCGATCCATCCCAACTATGCAGCCCGCCACGACGCCGTGAACTATCCAGTACTTGGCCAGGGACCAGTTTTGAAGGTCAACGCCAACCAGCGCTATGCCACCGATGCCCGCTCGGCCGGAATGTGGCAGCGTGCCTGCGCCGCGGCCGGGGTACCCAGCCAGGTATTCGCAGGCAATAACAATAGCCCGTGCGGATCGACCATCGGGCCGATCACCGCCACCCGTTTGGGCGTATCGACCGTAGACGTAGGAATCCCACTGCTGTCGATGCACTCCGCGCGCGAGCTCGCCAGCGCCGCAGACATGGCGTGGATGACGATGGCCCTGGAAAGCTACTTGGTGTACACGCTGTAA
- a CDS encoding tRNA (adenine-N1)-methyltransferase encodes MANSGPFQYGDRVQLTDAKRRHFTIILEPGGALHTHKGIIPHDEIAGKHEGTVYKTAMGGEYLCFRHLLVDHILSMPRGAAVIYPKDTAQILVEGDIFPGARVLEAGAGSGALSMALLRAIGPTGELISYEIREDHLEYAESNVDGWFGGRPDTWSPRLGDLKEVTLDDVGGQPVDRIILDMLEPWECLETCSKLLVPGGVFMTYVATVPQLMKVMEGLRELKCFTEPKAWESLVREWKVEGLATRPEHRMNAHTAFLIWARRLADGTVAPRPQRRARR; translated from the coding sequence ATGGCTAACTCCGGCCCATTTCAATACGGCGACCGCGTCCAGCTCACCGACGCCAAACGCCGTCACTTCACGATCATCCTGGAACCCGGAGGTGCACTTCATACCCACAAGGGCATCATCCCCCACGATGAGATCGCCGGAAAGCACGAAGGCACCGTGTACAAAACTGCGATGGGTGGGGAGTACCTGTGCTTCCGCCACCTGCTGGTAGACCATATCCTCTCCATGCCGCGAGGCGCTGCCGTTATTTACCCCAAGGACACCGCACAAATCTTGGTCGAGGGCGATATCTTCCCAGGTGCCCGCGTCCTGGAAGCCGGAGCGGGCTCCGGAGCGCTATCGATGGCCTTGTTGCGTGCGATCGGACCGACCGGCGAGCTGATTTCTTACGAAATCCGTGAGGATCACCTGGAATACGCCGAATCCAATGTCGATGGTTGGTTTGGTGGTCGCCCTGATACCTGGAGCCCGCGTTTGGGTGACCTGAAGGAGGTCACCTTGGATGATGTTGGCGGCCAACCGGTCGACCGCATCATCTTGGACATGCTCGAGCCATGGGAATGCCTGGAGACCTGCTCAAAGCTGCTGGTGCCGGGCGGGGTATTCATGACCTACGTGGCCACGGTGCCGCAGCTGATGAAAGTCATGGAAGGGCTGCGTGAACTCAAGTGCTTTACCGAGCCGAAGGCGTGGGAATCGCTTGTGCGTGAATGGAAAGTGGAGGGGTTGGCAACCCGTCCAGAGCACCGGATGAATGCCCACACGGCCTTCCTAATCTGGGCTCGTCGGCTAGCAGATGGCACCGTAGCGCCACGCCCACAGCGTCGCGCCCGTCGCTAG
- a CDS encoding ubiquitin-like protein Pup produces MTNPQTYSTGGRDHDADDATTSAGQVQLNTTGTDDLLDEIDGLLENNAEEFVKSYVQKGGE; encoded by the coding sequence ATGACGAATCCACAGACTTATTCCACCGGCGGCCGGGACCATGATGCCGATGACGCCACCACCAGCGCCGGTCAGGTTCAGCTCAATACGACCGGCACTGACGATCTGTTGGATGAAATCGATGGCCTCCTAGAGAACAACGCAGAGGAATTCGTAAAGTCCTACGTCCAAAAAGGCGGGGAGTAA
- a CDS encoding carbohydrate ABC transporter permease, whose protein sequence is MSAPVSKKNPASTGVIYAVLVFLTIVFLGPIFFIFQNSFKQKFAISDNPFALPLGDMWAGFENYTVGLMKEGFLSAILWSFVITILSVAAIVFFSSLTAYYITRVKTWWTTGLYFLFVFSMVIPFQMVMFPTVKIADMLGLSNPLGIVVLYLGFGSGLSVFMFAGFVKSIPMEIEEAALIDGCGPLQNYFRVVFPMLKPTSVTVAILNAMWVWNDYLLPYLVIGLSTEYKTIPVVVQSFVGSNGNRDMGAMMAMLVLAIIPIVIFYLATQKHIIEGVAAGAVKG, encoded by the coding sequence ATGTCCGCACCAGTTTCAAAAAAGAACCCGGCGTCCACCGGCGTGATTTATGCGGTGTTAGTGTTTCTAACTATCGTGTTCCTCGGTCCAATTTTCTTCATCTTCCAGAACTCGTTCAAACAGAAGTTCGCCATTTCCGACAATCCCTTTGCCCTCCCTCTGGGCGACATGTGGGCCGGTTTCGAAAACTACACTGTGGGTCTGATGAAAGAAGGGTTCCTCTCGGCGATCCTGTGGTCTTTCGTCATCACCATTTTGTCGGTAGCTGCGATCGTCTTCTTCTCTAGCCTCACCGCCTATTACATCACCCGCGTCAAGACGTGGTGGACCACCGGCTTGTACTTCCTCTTCGTGTTCTCCATGGTGATTCCGTTCCAGATGGTGATGTTCCCAACCGTGAAAATCGCCGACATGCTCGGTCTATCGAACCCGCTGGGCATCGTAGTCTTGTACTTGGGATTCGGCTCAGGCCTGTCGGTATTCATGTTCGCCGGTTTTGTTAAGTCCATTCCGATGGAGATCGAGGAAGCCGCGCTTATCGACGGCTGTGGCCCACTCCAAAACTACTTCCGAGTAGTATTCCCAATGCTCAAGCCAACCTCCGTCACCGTTGCGATCCTCAACGCGATGTGGGTGTGGAACGATTACCTGCTGCCATACCTAGTGATCGGTTTGTCGACCGAATACAAGACGATCCCCGTCGTGGTGCAAAGTTTCGTGGGCTCCAATGGTAACCGAGACATGGGTGCCATGATGGCTATGCTCGTACTCGCTATCATTCCTATCGTCATTTTCTACCTGGCCACCCAAAAGCACATCATCGAAGGTGTCGCTGCTGGTGCAGTGAAGGGCTAA